Within the Flavobacterium sp. 9R genome, the region AAGCAAATTCAATTTTTGTTAAAGCAGTTTCTGGAGTATCATTTTTAAGTACTAAACTCAAGCTTCTAAAGAAAATAGTCATATCGGTCTCTATTTCTTGTAGCAAATCGATAAGTTCTTGAATTAAGTTGCGATCTTCTTTGTCTTTTATTTGTAATCCCAATTTTGATTGCATCATTTGGAGATATTTTACATCATACTCTTTAGTGTAGGCGTCCAAAATAGCCTCGAGAGGTTGGGTTTCTTCGATTAATGGGTACAATGCATTGGCGAGTTGATACAAATTCCATAAGCCAATTTGAGGTTGATTTTCAAATTGATATCTTTTCTGTTGGTTGTCTGTTGTGTTTGGTGTCCAAGTAGGGTTGTAGTCCTCTAGCCAACCATAAGGGCCATAGTCAATAGTAATGCCGTGAATTGACATATTGTCTGTATTCATAACTCCATGGACAAAACCTACTCTTTGCCAGTGAAGAATCATTTTGAGTGTGCTTTTTGAAATTTCTTCAAAAAATTGAATGTATTTTTCTTTGCCAGTTTCTTTTATGGATGGAAAATAATGTTGAATGGTAAAATCAGCCAGTAATTTCAGATTATTATGATCTTGTCTGGCGGCAAAAATTTCAAAATTTCCAAATCGAATAAAACTTGGTGCTACTCTACAAACAATAGCGCCTTTTTCGTAAGCTGGATTCCCGTTGTACATAATGTCTCTAAGTACTTCGTCTCCAGTTAAAACCAATGAAAGGGAGCGGGTAGTGGGTACTCCTAAATGATGCATCGCCTCTGCACATAAGTATTCACGAATGGAAGAACGTAAAACGGCTAATCCGTCTGCAGTTCGTGAATAGGGAGTTGGACCAGCACCTTTTAATTGTAGTGTAAAGTTTTTTTCTTTATGTTTGATTTCCATCAAATTAATGGCTCTTCCATCTCCTAATTGTCCTGCCCAATTCCCAAATTGATGTCCTGCATAACACATTGCAAAAGGTTGTGTATTAGGATAAATTTTTGTTCCTGAGAAAACAGCTAAGAAATCATCGTCCAGCAACTCATCTTGTTCTAATCCAATTTGCTTCGCAACATCAATACCAACGTGAATTAATGATGGTTTTGAAGGTACTTTGGGGGATACGTATGAAAAGCAAGCCTGGTATACTTGCCTAGGAATGTTGTTAGTGTCCGAGTCAGCAGGTAATTCTTTGGTAAAAATATTGTTGAGATTGAGTGTCATTTTTTTGATAAAATAGTAGTATTCTAAAAATTTTGTTCCATTTGGGAATACTAAATTCGTTAGTAAAAATAAATCAATCTACACTAATTTCTTATTCTTTTTGATTTTAATTAACGAATGATTAGATCAAAAAATTCATAGTGTGTTAAAGATTAATTGATTGTAATTCTGTTTTTTTAACTATTTTTATGACAAGTTTTTAGTTAATCTATGATTACTTACGTGAAAGCTTATTTTGTAGACCCTTTTTTTATTCGATCATTAATAATTCCATTTTTTATGAAAACTAACCCAAAAAGAGTGTTGAATAATTTCTTTATTTTAAATTTTAAAACCTACTGTACTGTATTCTTTATTGCCCTTACTTTGGTCTCTTTTGGTCAAGCTAAAAAAGAAGTCAACAAGGATACTTTGGCAAAGGAAAACAAGCAGTTAGATTTGTTAATGCAACAATTGAATGAAGCGAGTTTGAAAGAAAATAAAACAAACTATGAGTTTAATGTGTTGACAAACAGGCAAAATGCTAGTTTTAATTTGCTCAATGAGGAAATTCAGAAAGCAAATACCATACTGAAAGAAGGTATCGATTATAAGGGCTTCACCAAAGAACTTGAATTATTAGTTGAATGGAAAGAAAAATCAGTAAAAGGCATCGTAAAGAATGTGAGTAAGATGCAAACCGTTAGGGATTTAACTACAACTTCACTTTTATTAAACGAATTATTGAAAAGAACTGATTATCAATTAGATAAGATTTCGTCAAATAATAAATCTTTGAGTGGAATTCAAAGAAGAATGGATTCCTTAGCTACAGATAAGATTTTTTATCAAATCCCTGCTCAAGAAGCAGCCAAAAAAAATTATTATCAGCGGATGGTATTAATGGCTAAAGATTTGAATATTGCCAATACCAACTTAAAAAATGCTATTGATAGTATCCAAAAGTTAGAGGTTAACGGAAAAATGTTCAAATTTAGTTTGGAGTCAGATTTAGCTGTTGTAAATAATGCAAGAAAGAAACTAAGTGAAAAGGTAAACTCATTTTCGCCAGATATAGCTGATAAAAATGGAAAAGGCTTATCATTTGTTGAAAATTTTGTGCATTCTTTTATAAAAGGCTACTTGTTGTTTATTTTTTATTTTGCAAATCAAACAGGTATTCTGTCCTTATTATTTCTCTTTATAATTGGATTAACACTTTATTTAAGAGTCATTAGAAGCAAATATAAGAAGGCCGATTTGTATGAGGATTTAAAATACCCTGGGCACGTTTTGAATTATCCTTTGGCAGCCTCTATATTGATTATGATTTCTATTTTTCAATTTTTCTTGCCTTCACCACCCTTTGTATTTAGTGCCTTTTTATGGATTATCGCTGGATTAGCACTAACGCTTATTTTATACAGGTCGGTTAGTAAATACTTGTTTTTAATTTGGATAGCATTTTTTGTGCTCAATAATTTGGCTTTTCAAGATAATTTATTGTTGCTCTATACCGTGTCAGAGTCTCGATTCGTATTGTTTTTAAGTGTTATAGGTCTTGCTTTAGGTCTTTATGTGTTTTTGAACAGAAAGAAAAAAGATAAAGAAATTCAAGAAAAAAGTTTTGTAATTGCATTATTGGTATTTATGGTTTTTGAATGTGCTGCGATGATTTTATCGTTTGCAAATTGTTATAATTTGGCAAAAATTTTAATGACAAATGGGTATTTTACAATTTTAATCGCTTACCAATTAATTTGGTCATTTGGTTTAAGTTTAGATATTTTAAACTTTTCAAAATATTTATCACAATCTGAAGAAGAAGCACTTTTAGAAGAAGAAAAAGAAGAGGAGAGTTTTAAAGTACCAAGTTTTATCTATGTTTTATTTGCGATAGCTTGGTATGTTTTAATAAGTAGAAATTCCTATAGTTTTCAAAGTTTTATAGAGCCTATTTCCGAGGCTTTTTATGAAGAAAAACAATTTGGTGAATTCAAGTTTTCATTTAACGCGATATTCTTATTTTTCTTCATTTTATTCATGTCAGGGTTAAGCGCCAAAATTGTTTCTTTTTTAACCACCGATAGTAAAGGAGCAAACAATGGAACACCAAAATCAGGTTTAGGCAGTTGGTTATTATTGATACGTATCGCTATAATCACCATTGGTGTTTTAATCGCTTTCATATCAGTGGGAATACCTATGGATAAAATAGCATTGATGATTAGCGCATTGAGTGTGGGTATTGGTTTTGGTTTGCAAAATGTAATTAACAACTTGGTAAGCGGATTAATTATTGCTTTTGAAAAACCCATCAATTTG harbors:
- a CDS encoding mechanosensitive ion channel domain-containing protein, coding for MKTNPKRVLNNFFILNFKTYCTVFFIALTLVSFGQAKKEVNKDTLAKENKQLDLLMQQLNEASLKENKTNYEFNVLTNRQNASFNLLNEEIQKANTILKEGIDYKGFTKELELLVEWKEKSVKGIVKNVSKMQTVRDLTTTSLLLNELLKRTDYQLDKISSNNKSLSGIQRRMDSLATDKIFYQIPAQEAAKKNYYQRMVLMAKDLNIANTNLKNAIDSIQKLEVNGKMFKFSLESDLAVVNNARKKLSEKVNSFSPDIADKNGKGLSFVENFVHSFIKGYLLFIFYFANQTGILSLLFLFIIGLTLYLRVIRSKYKKADLYEDLKYPGHVLNYPLAASILIMISIFQFFLPSPPFVFSAFLWIIAGLALTLILYRSVSKYLFLIWIAFFVLNNLAFQDNLLLLYTVSESRFVLFLSVIGLALGLYVFLNRKKKDKEIQEKSFVIALLVFMVFECAAMILSFANCYNLAKILMTNGYFTILIAYQLIWSFGLSLDILNFSKYLSQSEEEALLEEEKEEESFKVPSFIYVLFAIAWYVLISRNSYSFQSFIEPISEAFYEEKQFGEFKFSFNAIFLFFFILFMSGLSAKIVSFLTTDSKGANNGTPKSGLGSWLLLIRIAIITIGVLIAFISVGIPMDKIALMISALSVGIGFGLQNVINNLVSGLIIAFEKPINLDDIVEVGGQTGKMKSIGIRSSVITTWDGADVIIPNGDLLSQHLVNWTMGSNRRRFEIDLGVAYGSDLNEVKTILIEVLMQHELVLKNPAPMVWVTKFNDSSIDFAVKYWVPHFNFGNDVRNDLIIAIDVAFKANGIEIPFPQQDLHIRSNVSANNDENLDKE
- a CDS encoding YdiU family protein, with amino-acid sequence MTLNLNNIFTKELPADSDTNNIPRQVYQACFSYVSPKVPSKPSLIHVGIDVAKQIGLEQDELLDDDFLAVFSGTKIYPNTQPFAMCYAGHQFGNWAGQLGDGRAINLMEIKHKEKNFTLQLKGAGPTPYSRTADGLAVLRSSIREYLCAEAMHHLGVPTTRSLSLVLTGDEVLRDIMYNGNPAYEKGAIVCRVAPSFIRFGNFEIFAARQDHNNLKLLADFTIQHYFPSIKETGKEKYIQFFEEISKSTLKMILHWQRVGFVHGVMNTDNMSIHGITIDYGPYGWLEDYNPTWTPNTTDNQQKRYQFENQPQIGLWNLYQLANALYPLIEETQPLEAILDAYTKEYDVKYLQMMQSKLGLQIKDKEDRNLIQELIDLLQEIETDMTIFFRSLSLVLKNDTPETALTKIEFAFYNANDCTESITLKWHNWFTKYISRLQLEVLSDIERSTAMNQVNPKYVLRNYMSQLCIDAAEKEDYSILKELFELLQKPYEEQPEYEKWYSKRPDWARVKIGCSMLSCSS